A stretch of Sulfurimonas autotrophica DSM 16294 DNA encodes these proteins:
- a CDS encoding nitrous oxide reductase accessory protein NosL: protein MFKLILISLSLMMITGCSTAPKKAAPSKVKKMKHKMFQSVSREQAILLQKGKNREYCHICGMNLVKFYKTSHAAKEGDVEHQYCSIHCLTKDIKEGAQLENPQVVDVSSLKFIPVTEAYYVVGSKKPATMSRVSKYAFKSLADAKVFQAENGGKIVDFYSAWQIAKKDFN from the coding sequence ATGTTTAAATTAATACTTATTTCACTATCGTTAATGATGATAACAGGGTGCAGTACTGCACCAAAGAAAGCAGCTCCGTCTAAAGTAAAAAAGATGAAGCATAAAATGTTTCAGAGTGTCTCAAGAGAGCAGGCAATTTTACTTCAAAAAGGTAAAAACAGAGAATATTGCCATATCTGCGGCATGAATTTGGTTAAATTCTATAAAACAAGCCATGCTGCAAAAGAGGGTGATGTGGAGCATCAATACTGCTCAATTCATTGTTTGACTAAAGACATCAAAGAAGGTGCCCAACTTGAAAATCCTCAGGTTGTTGATGTGAGTTCTTTAAAATTCATACCGGTAACTGAAGCTTACTATGTTGTTGGAAGTAAAAAACCTGCTACTATGAGTAGAGTAAGCAAATATGCTTTTAAGTCTTTAGCTGATGCAAAAGTTTTTCAGGCTGAAAATGGTGGAAAAATAGTTGATTTTTATTCTGCTTGGCAGATTGCCAAAAAGGATTTTAATTAA
- a CDS encoding redoxin domain-containing protein, with protein sequence MKSKIKHYMKEIIFFFVLMTILANAISFYKSQDLSQKPLAIQSFKLINYQEYKIPDKKPVLIHFWATWCPTCKLEASNINFLAKHFEVVTIAVKSGGDDSVKKYINEHNYTFKVVNDKNGKLSSQFHIAGFPTTFIYGKNKKLLFSDVGYTSTLSLYLKMWWASL encoded by the coding sequence ATGAAAAGTAAAATAAAACATTATATGAAAGAAATTATCTTTTTTTTTGTCCTTATGACAATTTTAGCAAATGCAATAAGTTTCTATAAAAGTCAGGACTTAAGTCAAAAACCCTTAGCTATACAAAGCTTTAAACTCATTAATTATCAAGAATATAAAATACCGGACAAAAAACCGGTTTTAATACATTTTTGGGCTACCTGGTGTCCTACATGTAAACTTGAAGCATCTAATATAAACTTTTTAGCCAAACATTTTGAGGTTGTTACCATAGCCGTTAAATCCGGTGGTGATGATTCTGTAAAAAAGTATATAAATGAACATAACTACACCTTTAAAGTCGTTAATGATAAGAACGGCAAACTCTCTTCACAATTTCATATAGCAGGCTTTCCCACTACGTTTATTTATGGCAAGAATAAAAAGCTTCTCTTTAGCGATGTCGGATATACAAGCACACTGAGCTTATACTTAAAAATGTGGTGGGCGAGTTTATGA
- a CDS encoding c-type cytochrome, whose amino-acid sequence MRFILLFIILIVQIYGDEDAYNRGEMLFFANACSSCHGPSAEGSSTYPRLANKKEEYLKKKLIDFRAGKAKSVSQQMMAQFAKKLTDKDIDDLSFFLSAHKKVHVEDVEDDILGGFGS is encoded by the coding sequence GTGAGATTTATTTTATTATTTATTATTCTAATAGTACAAATATATGGAGATGAAGATGCTTACAATCGAGGCGAGATGCTTTTTTTTGCCAATGCTTGTTCTAGCTGTCATGGACCCTCTGCTGAAGGAAGCAGTACTTACCCGCGACTTGCAAACAAAAAAGAAGAGTATTTGAAAAAAAAGTTAATTGATTTTAGAGCGGGTAAGGCAAAGAGTGTCTCCCAACAAATGATGGCACAATTTGCGAAAAAATTAACTGATAAAGATATAGACGATTTGAGCTTTTTCCTCTCTGCACATAAAAAGGTACATGTAGAGGATGTAGAGGATGATATATTAGGCGGATTCGGCTCATAA
- a CDS encoding vWA domain-containing protein yields MINKEKLLYSLILTLLIFSLASPIIYDQKTSSKRKGRDLVFALDTSGSMAESGFNPENVQNRKFDALKELLRSFITKRYNDNVGVSIFGTYAYPAIPLSYDMGSVAFLLDFFDVGIAGDSTAIGEGLAMALKILKKGEAKEKVIILITDGYQNSGAVSVKEAVQKAKKQHVKIYTIGIGDRSAFDANLLQLIAKNTDAKMFEAKNVKMLQDIYKEIDKLEPSAIRSKHYLNKQNLYMYPLSLASLLLLYLVLKRKKELL; encoded by the coding sequence TTGATAAATAAAGAAAAATTACTCTATTCTCTTATACTTACATTGCTGATATTTTCTCTTGCCTCGCCAATTATTTATGATCAAAAAACTTCGAGCAAACGAAAAGGTCGAGATCTGGTTTTTGCACTTGATACCAGCGGTTCCATGGCAGAGAGCGGATTTAACCCTGAGAATGTGCAAAATAGGAAATTTGATGCACTCAAAGAACTCCTCAGATCCTTTATAACAAAACGTTACAACGATAATGTCGGTGTATCAATATTTGGTACCTATGCCTACCCTGCCATTCCTCTGAGTTATGATATGGGCAGTGTCGCATTTTTACTTGATTTTTTTGATGTCGGCATTGCCGGAGACAGCACGGCAATAGGCGAAGGGTTGGCAATGGCTCTTAAAATACTTAAAAAAGGGGAAGCCAAAGAGAAAGTGATTATTCTCATTACTGACGGCTATCAAAACAGCGGTGCCGTTTCTGTCAAAGAGGCAGTTCAAAAAGCAAAAAAGCAGCATGTAAAGATTTATACCATAGGTATAGGCGACCGCTCTGCCTTTGATGCGAACCTTCTTCAACTCATTGCAAAAAATACTGATGCAAAAATGTTTGAAGCCAAAAATGTAAAAATGCTGCAGGATATCTACAAAGAGATAGATAAACTTGAACCGAGTGCCATTCGTTCAAAGCATTATCTTAACAAACAAAATCTTTACATGTACCCTCTATCTTTAGCATCTTTACTGCTTCTTTATCTTGTGTTAAAGAGAAAAAAGGAGCTTTTATGA
- a CDS encoding vWA domain-containing protein → MTLLYPWVLFVLIPLYFLYKRDTQPKEKKRQKNLLYIALFFTLLTLSRPVIINAPSEQKFDAKDYIIALDASFSMQADDLKPTRYEVAKKNIAHIIKSLSKDRFSIFAFTSNAMLISPPTTDSAISMMALNSLEPKYILTKGTSLLSLFKTIAKTSYKEKNLIIFTDGGEDRDLSKLVKLCKKNSIIPYIVATGSNSGTTLKQDDKPILDNNKNLVISKINPLLEPLAKECGGKYYELNTNKDIADEIIADIKKQNSTIKSTTKVLSYKELFMFPLFIALLSFFISVTKLHQFFVFLPLLFLPYPGHTASFLDFYHNNKANQAYKSKKFITAAKEFQKLSPSPKSYYNNAVAYYKAKNYKKSIKLFSQIKSTNPKLKQNIFYNLGNCAVSLKKYNRAKHYYQKALALGFDKDAFYNLSLLYKLGLKEQKNLSDMLPKKSTQKKQTAKEQQNEKKDASKSGSSKSNQKASQKSSGSGKNSKKKKQENQNLQLVKHKNKSKYKLGYKAYELINKGYTNEKHPW, encoded by the coding sequence ATGACGCTTTTATATCCTTGGGTTCTCTTTGTGCTTATTCCTCTGTATTTTTTATATAAGAGGGATACACAGCCCAAAGAGAAAAAAAGACAAAAAAACCTGCTCTATATTGCACTCTTTTTTACCCTGCTTACCTTGAGCAGACCGGTTATAATAAATGCGCCGAGCGAACAAAAATTCGATGCAAAAGATTATATTATTGCACTTGATGCCTCATTTTCAATGCAGGCGGACGACTTAAAACCAACACGCTATGAGGTGGCAAAGAAAAATATTGCGCATATTATCAAAAGCTTAAGCAAGGACAGATTCAGCATATTTGCTTTTACCTCAAATGCCATGCTGATATCACCGCCGACAACCGACAGTGCTATCAGTATGATGGCATTAAATTCGCTTGAGCCCAAATATATACTGACAAAAGGAACATCTTTGCTTTCTTTGTTTAAGACCATTGCCAAGACATCCTACAAAGAAAAAAATCTTATAATATTTACGGACGGTGGAGAAGACAGAGACCTTTCAAAACTTGTCAAACTATGTAAGAAAAATTCCATTATTCCTTATATAGTAGCAACTGGTTCAAACAGCGGGACAACCCTGAAACAAGATGATAAACCAATTTTAGACAACAATAAGAATCTTGTAATATCAAAAATAAATCCTCTTCTAGAACCTTTGGCAAAAGAGTGCGGCGGAAAGTATTATGAATTAAATACAAATAAAGATATAGCCGATGAAATTATTGCTGATATAAAAAAGCAAAACAGCACTATAAAATCGACTACAAAAGTCTTAAGTTACAAAGAACTTTTTATGTTCCCTCTTTTTATAGCCCTTCTTAGCTTCTTTATCTCTGTTACAAAACTACATCAGTTCTTTGTATTTTTACCCCTGCTCTTTTTACCCTACCCGGGTCATACGGCATCATTTTTAGATTTTTATCACAATAACAAAGCCAATCAGGCATATAAAAGTAAAAAGTTTATTACAGCAGCAAAAGAGTTTCAAAAACTTTCACCCTCGCCTAAGAGCTACTACAACAATGCAGTTGCTTATTACAAGGCAAAAAATTACAAAAAGTCAATAAAGCTTTTTTCACAAATAAAATCTACAAATCCAAAGCTCAAGCAAAATATCTTTTATAATCTTGGTAATTGTGCCGTAAGTTTAAAAAAATACAACAGAGCAAAGCACTATTATCAAAAAGCATTGGCTCTTGGGTTTGATAAAGATGCTTTTTATAATCTTTCTCTTTTATATAAATTGGGACTAAAAGAGCAAAAAAATCTCTCTGATATGCTTCCTAAAAAAAGCACGCAAAAAAAACAAACAGCTAAAGAGCAACAAAATGAGAAAAAAGATGCAAGTAAAAGCGGCTCATCCAAATCAAATCAAAAAGCTTCGCAAAAAAGCAGCGGCAGCGGTAAAAATAGCAAAAAAAAGAAACAAGAAAACCAAAACTTACAACTGGTAAAACATAAAAACAAATCAAAATACAAATTAGGCTATAAAGCCTATGAACTTATAAACAAAGGATACACAAATGAAAAACACCCTTGGTAA
- a CDS encoding BatD family protein, which translates to MKNTLGKAIFLFMLFGISLLGSTQLASYKLTTNKKSVHTKEPLLITFTAKQKNHSDNMFFSFNVPKSPDYEVKLLHKTIQDNGYHNTITTFEYILFALKEETLHVNFDFIIRTASDKAVKQSYVDDHDDSIAISTYDTKVKIRPLTIKVKKLSKDVDLVGDFRLNSQIDTTEIDQYGAVNLHYILSGKGYKEPQLNLLRKQIKNVTIFSKIKNNISKLTEEGYIINTEYIYALTSKEDFRVPALALEVYSPTKNRYYTLHTKAYTIKVKKIDTTVLIDKTNAPKANNFVNIEAVKKFFIYALLFLSGFLAAKLSEKSFIKREKKEEFKDIKNAKSVKELLTLLIMHYQDKGLDEYIFKLEDSLNNKQPLNLNKIKKEIVAELT; encoded by the coding sequence ATGAAAAACACCCTTGGTAAGGCCATTTTTCTCTTTATGCTCTTTGGAATATCACTTCTGGGAAGCACACAGCTAGCAAGCTATAAGCTCACAACTAATAAAAAAAGTGTTCATACAAAAGAGCCTCTGCTTATCACCTTTACAGCCAAACAAAAAAATCATAGTGACAACATGTTTTTTTCCTTTAATGTCCCCAAGAGTCCTGATTATGAAGTAAAACTCCTACATAAAACCATACAAGACAACGGCTACCATAATACTATAACAACTTTTGAATATATTCTCTTTGCACTTAAAGAAGAAACCTTACATGTAAACTTTGACTTTATCATACGCACTGCCAGCGATAAAGCGGTCAAACAAAGTTATGTAGATGACCATGATGATAGTATAGCCATCAGCACCTATGATACAAAAGTAAAAATTAGGCCTTTAACAATAAAAGTAAAAAAACTAAGCAAAGATGTAGATTTAGTAGGAGATTTCAGACTTAATTCTCAAATAGATACAACAGAGATTGACCAATATGGTGCTGTTAATTTACATTATATCCTTAGCGGAAAAGGCTACAAAGAACCTCAATTAAATCTGCTCAGAAAACAAATTAAAAATGTAACGATTTTTTCAAAAATAAAAAACAATATTTCCAAACTGACAGAAGAAGGCTATATTATAAATACCGAGTATATCTATGCCTTGACTTCAAAAGAGGATTTTAGAGTTCCTGCTCTGGCTTTAGAGGTATATTCTCCAACAAAAAATAGATACTACACACTCCATACAAAAGCCTATACAATCAAAGTCAAAAAAATAGATACCACAGTGTTAATAGATAAAACGAATGCGCCAAAAGCAAATAACTTTGTAAATATAGAAGCCGTGAAAAAGTTTTTTATCTATGCCCTGCTCTTTTTAAGCGGTTTCTTAGCAGCAAAATTGAGTGAAAAATCATTTATAAAAAGAGAAAAAAAAGAAGAATTTAAAGATATTAAAAATGCAAAATCAGTAAAAGAGCTGCTTACACTACTCATCATGCATTATCAAGACAAAGGGCTGGATGAGTATATTTTCAAGCTTGAAGATAGTCTCAATAATAAGCAGCCTCTCAATCTCAATAAAATAAAAAAAGAAATAGTTGCAGAACTTACGTAA
- a CDS encoding 4Fe-4S dicluster domain-containing protein codes for MSLLTLDVSKCVHTSNKFAICNKCVEVCPVETIHLENSTISFTPSECVGCGGCDAVCPTAAYTLDDFKPINYVFKFLEDQNSVLTCNDTNFPCIASLSVEELLSMALISPEQISLDIGPCTDCEIAKTNLAIINNRAEEVNFLLEAMLQDKSLRIAELNYEVKKDLDPLSRRKLLSKEGVKTAISIKQQLQNEVDSSDENVKTHTVTAQDIMKIKEKNIPDRRSLLLMAMKRASVPEVFHTIDIKDISFISQKDLNETTCTNCQMCYRICPTGALSSDVRGSVINFNPLACVQCHSCHDVCEPDSLTLRKTFSLSSFFEPKIETLVRFDIKRCDECGNFFAYQGGEKICNRCRIEEEEAKELWGIK; via the coding sequence ATGAGTCTTTTAACCTTAGATGTCAGTAAATGTGTTCATACTTCCAATAAATTTGCGATATGTAACAAATGTGTCGAAGTATGCCCTGTTGAAACTATACACTTAGAAAACTCTACCATCTCTTTTACTCCCAGTGAATGTGTCGGATGCGGCGGCTGTGACGCTGTTTGTCCGACTGCTGCATATACATTGGATGATTTTAAACCGATAAATTATGTTTTTAAATTTTTAGAAGATCAAAATAGTGTGCTTACATGTAATGATACAAATTTTCCATGTATAGCATCTTTAAGTGTTGAAGAACTGCTTAGTATGGCGTTGATATCTCCAGAACAAATTAGTTTAGATATTGGTCCCTGTACTGATTGTGAGATTGCAAAAACAAATCTCGCTATTATAAACAACAGAGCTGAGGAAGTGAACTTTTTACTTGAAGCGATGCTACAAGACAAAAGTTTACGCATTGCAGAATTAAATTATGAAGTTAAAAAAGATCTTGACCCTTTAAGCAGACGTAAATTACTCTCTAAAGAGGGTGTGAAAACTGCTATAAGCATTAAACAGCAACTTCAAAATGAAGTTGACTCCAGTGATGAAAATGTAAAAACACATACAGTTACTGCGCAAGATATTATGAAAATAAAAGAGAAGAACATTCCTGATAGACGTAGTTTACTCCTTATGGCTATGAAGCGTGCAAGCGTACCGGAAGTTTTTCATACCATTGATATAAAAGATATTTCATTTATTTCACAAAAAGATTTAAATGAGACGACATGCACAAATTGTCAAATGTGTTATAGAATCTGCCCGACAGGCGCATTGAGTTCTGATGTGAGAGGAAGTGTGATTAATTTTAATCCGCTTGCCTGTGTGCAGTGCCACAGTTGTCATGATGTATGTGAACCTGACTCTTTAACGTTACGAAAAACTTTTTCTCTTAGCAGCTTTTTTGAGCCGAAAATTGAAACTTTGGTGCGTTTTGATATAAAAAGATGCGATGAATGCGGTAATTTCTTTGCTTATCAAGGCGGAGAAAAAATCTGTAACAGATGTAGAATTGAAGAAGAAGAAGCAAAAGAATTATGGGGGATCAAATGA
- a CDS encoding TorD/DmsD family molecular chaperone, with protein sequence MNNDLKQEQIARINIYALISRITMSEIDEGLLKSIEEDENMLSFFPTFKDWEKRKELDSKDLIEKYLNVDFTNLFLLHLIPYESFYTREDQMMETGGDNPIQAIFNAFEFKVQLDKARVMAADHIGVELEFMYELCKAELKALEANDLEMAKQLSQLQYGFMKDHLLEWAPMYLLNVKSEAGTAFYFDVADLVLEFMMSDFEYLTQLKNNGYNYPV encoded by the coding sequence ATGAATAATGATTTAAAGCAAGAACAGATTGCAAGAATAAATATCTATGCACTTATCTCAAGAATTACGATGAGTGAAATTGATGAAGGGCTATTAAAATCAATAGAAGAAGATGAAAATATGCTCTCTTTTTTCCCGACATTTAAAGATTGGGAAAAAAGAAAAGAGCTTGATTCAAAAGATTTGATAGAAAAATATTTGAATGTTGATTTTACTAACCTTTTTTTACTCCATCTTATTCCTTATGAATCATTTTATACAAGAGAAGATCAAATGATGGAAACAGGGGGAGATAACCCTATACAAGCAATTTTTAATGCTTTTGAATTTAAGGTACAGCTTGATAAAGCTCGTGTTATGGCAGCAGACCATATAGGGGTAGAGTTGGAATTTATGTATGAGTTGTGTAAGGCAGAGTTAAAAGCACTAGAAGCAAATGACTTGGAAATGGCGAAACAACTCTCACAACTGCAATACGGATTTATGAAAGACCATCTTTTAGAGTGGGCTCCAATGTATCTTTTAAATGTGAAAAGTGAAGCGGGTACTGCATTTTACTTTGATGTTGCTGATTTAGTCTTAGAATTTATGATGAGTGATTTTGAATACTTAACGCAATTAAAAAATAATGGATATAACTACCCGGTATGA
- a CDS encoding molybdopterin-dependent oxidoreductase, which yields MYLQSRRTFLKGAAFSVAGVAIAKGVFATDAAAESVSQSKFTNTPDSISFYPDQKDWDNFAELDGDDWKRGGIERHGVRSAENPDGIQVNNYTIVPTVCSNCEAGCGLTAWVNKDTMTVRKYMGNPLHTGSRGRNCAKGYAVTSQMYDPDRIPFPIKRAPGSKRGEGKWVRVTWDEAMAAIGKKMHDTLAKGDEISKKSIMYHVGRPNENGFGPRVPQSLGIDGYNSHTNICSAGAREGTIQWANDDRNSPDWGNADLIFLQSSHAADAGHYFQQSAGLIAESRKRGAKMIVIDPRMSNSAGMADLWIPCWPGTEAALYLYLTNRILNEKKKDDSDIVNHEFVKEWVNWDRLMANKDYLKKMIGYGYISKMPKDDTYESFLEVAKELYAPYTKEFVVKECRLEGMEYKLDELWEMFVPAGAKIATYLWRAGPIGHRGGWMNTRAGFLPLALVGAMRGDIGGVGMHHWHEISVAGKGDKATVAGKHPEKTDAWNEIAWPPEYPISTYEMGYMMPQIMMDDAWHEKWTKRGLKIPKSMAVYVPRMHNPLWINPDGFRWIEALKREDKFELSFNLSPTWSETNWYCDYVLPVGLAGERNDQQSTPSKPEQRIEFRQAVLRVAAEKAGWKPKDPTRATLEAHMKFGLGEVWEESEFWPNLIMHYVDPDGSLGIAKYWASKKDPSRCVTVPEYFDEAFKLLPKLKAEATKLYKGEEYPIYSYMRDHGAWTEKTDVYKPQEEELEFDGTYYHAHGHKYSKNEVTKDDFGALWVDDGNFKKSIGVEINGELHEGFHTLSKKLEFFSEWLADEWKWPEYAIPIYPRNDAENDKMVHLVTQVHHKHMKADNEFALNTIYRLPYNIHTRSVNSKHLMEISQNHNPVWIYTKDAQKLGIKRGDAIRVQIQDTLTGIKSGYFVGMAVPTEATRPGVLACSHHAGRWKLKDSVKIPGFEHQLGIMSLGSPKYEMTNDGKVGTMKPTEGIKPHEAWQFKEYNKDLDNIWWDGLSGAWQNAVAPCHPDPIAGNHGWHQKVIITKASADDKIGDIKVNYESNFKVYQAWRDQLTRPLNASDKLRRPYHIKRPVKPSQKAYEVNIKDV from the coding sequence ATGTATTTACAAAGTAGAAGAACATTTTTAAAAGGTGCTGCATTCAGCGTAGCTGGTGTAGCCATAGCTAAGGGTGTATTTGCAACTGATGCAGCTGCAGAATCTGTTAGCCAAAGTAAGTTTACTAATACTCCTGATTCAATTTCTTTTTATCCTGATCAAAAAGATTGGGATAATTTTGCTGAACTTGATGGCGATGACTGGAAACGTGGCGGTATTGAACGCCATGGTGTTAGAAGTGCTGAAAATCCTGATGGAATTCAAGTAAACAACTATACAATCGTTCCTACAGTTTGTTCAAACTGTGAAGCGGGTTGTGGACTGACTGCATGGGTAAATAAAGACACTATGACAGTTAGAAAATATATGGGTAACCCGTTACACACTGGTTCTCGTGGTAGAAACTGTGCAAAAGGTTACGCTGTAACATCTCAAATGTATGATCCGGATCGTATTCCGTTTCCTATTAAGAGAGCTCCTGGTTCTAAGCGTGGTGAAGGAAAGTGGGTTCGTGTAACCTGGGATGAAGCTATGGCTGCTATTGGTAAAAAAATGCATGATACTCTTGCTAAAGGTGATGAGATTTCTAAGAAATCTATCATGTACCATGTCGGTCGTCCAAATGAAAATGGTTTTGGTCCACGTGTACCACAATCTTTAGGTATTGATGGATACAACTCACATACGAACATCTGTTCTGCAGGTGCTCGTGAGGGAACAATTCAATGGGCAAATGATGATAGAAATTCGCCGGACTGGGGAAATGCGGATCTTATATTCTTACAATCATCACATGCTGCTGATGCAGGACACTATTTCCAACAATCAGCCGGTTTAATTGCTGAGTCACGTAAACGTGGTGCAAAAATGATTGTTATTGATCCTAGAATGAGTAACTCTGCGGGTATGGCAGATTTATGGATTCCATGTTGGCCGGGAACGGAAGCGGCGCTTTATCTTTATTTAACAAATCGTATTTTGAATGAAAAGAAAAAAGATGATTCAGATATAGTAAACCATGAATTTGTAAAAGAATGGGTAAACTGGGATAGATTAATGGCTAACAAAGATTATCTTAAAAAGATGATTGGATACGGCTATATTTCTAAGATGCCAAAAGATGACACTTATGAGTCTTTTCTTGAAGTTGCAAAAGAACTTTATGCTCCATATACTAAAGAGTTTGTTGTTAAAGAGTGTAGACTTGAAGGTATGGAATATAAGTTAGATGAGCTTTGGGAGATGTTTGTTCCAGCTGGTGCTAAAATTGCTACATACTTGTGGCGCGCAGGACCGATTGGTCACCGTGGTGGTTGGATGAATACGCGTGCTGGTTTCTTACCGCTTGCTCTTGTTGGAGCTATGCGTGGTGATATTGGTGGTGTCGGCATGCACCACTGGCATGAAATTTCAGTTGCAGGAAAAGGTGATAAAGCTACAGTAGCCGGAAAACACCCTGAAAAAACTGATGCATGGAATGAAATTGCATGGCCACCTGAATATCCTATTTCAACATATGAAATGGGTTATATGATGCCGCAAATTATGATGGATGATGCATGGCATGAAAAATGGACAAAACGCGGTTTGAAGATTCCAAAATCTATGGCTGTTTATGTTCCAAGAATGCACAATCCGTTATGGATTAATCCGGATGGATTCAGATGGATAGAAGCACTCAAGCGTGAAGATAAATTTGAATTATCATTTAACTTGTCTCCAACGTGGTCTGAGACTAACTGGTACTGTGATTATGTACTTCCTGTTGGACTTGCAGGTGAGAGAAACGATCAGCAGTCAACGCCGTCTAAACCGGAACAACGTATAGAGTTCCGTCAAGCGGTTCTTCGTGTTGCCGCTGAGAAAGCCGGTTGGAAGCCAAAAGATCCGACACGTGCAACACTTGAAGCACATATGAAATTTGGTCTTGGTGAAGTTTGGGAAGAGAGTGAATTCTGGCCGAACCTAATTATGCATTATGTTGACCCTGACGGTTCTTTAGGTATTGCTAAATACTGGGCAAGTAAAAAAGATCCGTCTCGTTGTGTTACTGTTCCTGAGTATTTTGATGAAGCATTTAAACTGTTACCGAAACTAAAAGCAGAAGCAACAAAACTTTATAAAGGTGAAGAGTATCCAATCTACAGCTATATGAGAGATCATGGTGCTTGGACTGAGAAAACTGATGTGTATAAACCTCAAGAAGAAGAGCTTGAATTTGATGGAACGTATTACCATGCACATGGACATAAATATAGTAAAAATGAAGTTACTAAAGATGATTTTGGTGCATTATGGGTAGATGATGGCAATTTCAAAAAATCTATTGGTGTTGAAATCAATGGTGAGCTTCATGAAGGTTTCCATACATTAAGTAAAAAACTGGAATTCTTCTCCGAGTGGTTAGCAGATGAGTGGAAATGGCCGGAGTATGCTATTCCTATTTATCCAAGAAATGATGCAGAAAATGATAAAATGGTACACCTTGTAACTCAAGTTCACCATAAACATATGAAAGCAGATAATGAATTTGCATTAAATACGATTTATCGTTTACCATACAATATTCACACACGTTCTGTGAACTCTAAACATTTGATGGAGATTTCACAAAACCATAATCCTGTATGGATTTACACAAAAGATGCCCAAAAACTTGGCATTAAACGCGGTGATGCTATAAGAGTACAAATTCAAGATACTTTAACAGGTATTAAGAGTGGTTATTTTGTTGGTATGGCAGTTCCTACTGAGGCAACTCGTCCCGGTGTTCTTGCATGTTCACACCATGCCGGTCGTTGGAAACTTAAAGACTCTGTGAAAATTCCAGGGTTTGAACATCAGCTTGGCATTATGAGTTTAGGTTCTCCTAAATATGAAATGACTAATGATGGTAAAGTTGGAACAATGAAACCGACTGAGGGAATTAAGCCGCATGAAGCATGGCAGTTTAAAGAGTACAACAAAGACCTTGACAACATCTGGTGGGATGGTCTTAGCGGTGCATGGCAGAATGCTGTGGCTCCTTGTCATCCGGATCCTATTGCAGGAAATCACGGTTGGCACCAAAAAGTTATCATCACTAAAGCATCTGCTGATGATAAAATAGGTGACATTAAAGTTAACTATGAAAGTAACTTTAAAGTTTATCAGGCATGGAGAGATCAACTGACTCGTCCTTTAAATGCGTCAGATAAATTACGTCGTCCATATCACATTAAACGTCCAGTAAAACCAAGCCAAAAAGCTTACGAAGTTAATATTAAAGACGTTTAA